In Cynocephalus volans isolate mCynVol1 chromosome 3, mCynVol1.pri, whole genome shotgun sequence, one DNA window encodes the following:
- the ZBTB1 gene encoding zinc finger and BTB domain-containing protein 1 isoform X1 gives MAKPSHSSYVLQQLNNQREWGFLCDCCIAIDDIYFQAHKAVLAACSSYFRMFFMNHQHSTAQLNLSNMKISAECFDLILQFMYLGKIMTAPSSFEQFKVAMNYLQLYNVPDCLEDIQDADCSSSKCSSSASSKQNSKMIFGVRMYEDTVARNGNEANRWCAEPSSTVNTPHNREPDEESLQLGNFPEPLFDVCKKSSVSKLSTSKERVSRRFGRSFTCDSCGFGFSCEKLLDEHVLTCTNRHSYQNTRSYHRIVDIRDGKDSNIKAEFGEKDSSKTFSAQTDKYRGDTSQAADDSASTTGSRKSSTVESEIASEEKSRAAERKRIIIKMEPEDIPTDELKDFNIIKVTDKDCNESTDNDELEDEPEEPFYRYYVEEDVGIKKSGRKTLKPRMSINADERGGLENMRPANNSSPVQEDTENASCELCGLTITEEDLSSHYLAKHIENICACGKCGQILVKGRQLQEHAQRCGEPQDLTMNGLGSTEEKMDMEENTDEQSEIRDMFVEMLDDFRDNHYQINSIQKKQLFKHSACPFRCPNCGQRFETENLVVEHMSSCLDQDMFKNAIMEENERDHRRKHFCNLCGKGFYQRCHLREHYTVHTKEKQFVCQTCGKQFLRERQLRLHNDMHKGMARYVCSICDQGNFRKHDHVRHMISHLSAGETICQVCFQIFPNNEQLEQHMDVHLYTCGICGAKFNLRKDMRSHYNAKHLKRT, from the coding sequence ATGGCAAAGCCCAGCCACAGCAGCTACGTCCTTCAGCAGCTAAACAACCAAAGGGAATGGGGTTTTCTCTGTGACTGTTGTATTGCAATTGATGACATTTACTTTCAAGCACACAAAGCAGTTCTAGCTGCCTGTAGCTCctattttagaatgtttttcaTGAACCATCAGCATAGTACTGCACAACTGAATCTCAGCAACATGAAAATTAGTGCCGAGTGTTTTGATCTCATTTTGCAATTTATGTATTTAGGAAAAATTATGACAGCTCCCTCCAGTTTTGAACAGTTTAAAGTGGCAATGAACTACCTACAGCTGTACAATGTTCCTGACTGCTTAGAAGACATACAGGATGCAGATTGTTCTAGTTCAAAATGTTCATCTTCTGCTTCCAGCAAACAGAACAGCAAAATGATATTTGGGGTAAGAATGTATGAAGACACTGTGGCTAGAAATGGCAATGAGGCCAACAGGTGGTGTGCAGAGCCAAGTTCAACAGTAAATACACCACACAATAGAGAGCCTGATGAAGAGTCTTTACAATTAGGTAATTTTCCTGAACCACTATTTGATGTATGTAAAAAAAGTTCTGTGTCCAAATTATCTACTTCAAAAGAACGTGTGTCACGACGCTTTGGACGGAGTTTTACCTGTGATAGCTGTGGATTTGGCTTTAGCTGTGAAAAATTATTAGATGAGCATGTGCTAACCTGTACGAACAGACATTCATACCAAAACACAAGATCTTACCACAGAATAGTAGATATTAGAGATGGAAAAGATAGTAACATCAAAGCTGAATTTGGTGAAAAGGATTCTTCCAAAACATTTTCTGCACAGACGGACAAATACAGAGGAGACACGAGCCAGGCTGCTGATGATTCAGCCTCAACCACTGGAAGCAGAAAAAGTAGCACAGTGGAGTCTGAAATAGCCAGTGAAGAAAAAAGCAGAGCTGCTGAGAGGAAAAGAATCATTATCAAGATGGAGCCAGAAGACATTCCTACAGATGAACTGAAAGACTTTAACATTATTAAAGTTACTGATAAAGACTGTAATGAATCCACTGACAATGATGAATTAGAAGATGAACCTGAAGAGCCATTTTATAGATATTACGTTGAAGAAGATGTTGGCATTAAAAAAAGTGGTAGGAAAACTCTAAAACCTCGGATGTCaataaatgctgatgaaagaGGTGGTTTAGAAAACATGAGGCCTGCTAACAACAGCAGTCCAGTACAAGAGGATACTGAAAATGCTTCTTGTGAGCTGTGTGGACTCACAATAACGGAGGAGGATCTGTCATCTCATTACTTAGCCAAACACATTGAAAATATCTGTGCATGTGGGAAATGTGGACAAATACTTGTCAAGGGTAGACAACTTCAGGAACATGCTCAAAGATGTGGAGAACCCCAAGATCTGACAATGAATGGGTTAGGAAGTACTGAAGAGAAAATGGACATGGAAGAGAATACTGATGAGCAGTCTGAAATAAGAGATATGTTTGTTGAAATGTTGGATGATTTTAGGGACAATCATTACCAAATAAACAGTATCCAAAAAAAGCAGTTATTTAAACATTCTGCCTGTCCTTTTCGATGTCCTAATTGTGGCCAgcgttttgaaactgaaaatctAGTAGTTGAACATATGTCTAGCTGCCTAGATCAAGATATGTTTAAGAATGCCattatggaagaaaatgaaagagatcaCAGACGAAAACATTTCTGTAACCTATGTGGAAAAGGCTTTTATCAGCGGTGTCACTTAAGAGAACATTATACTGTTCATACTAAGGAGAAACAGTTTGTCTGTCAGACATGTGGAAAGCAGTTTTTAAGAGAACGTCAGTTGCGACTGCACAATGATATGCACAAAGGCATGGCCAGGTATGTCTGTTCCATTTGTGATCAAGGAAACTTCAGAAAACATGACCATGTACGGCATATGATTTCTCATTTATCTGCTGGTGAGACTATATGCCAGGTCTGCTTTCAGATATTCCCAAATAATGAACAGTTGGAGCAGCATATGGATGTTCATCTGTATACATGTGGAATATGTGGAGCAAAATTTAATTTGAGGAAAGATATGAGATCACATTATAATGCCAAGCATTTGAAAAGAACCTAA
- the ZBTB25 gene encoding zinc finger and BTB domain-containing protein 25 isoform X2, whose translation MYTGKGPKQIVDHSRLEEGIRFLHADYLSHIATEMNQVFSPETVQSSNLYGIQISTTQKTAVKQGLEVKEAPSNHSGNRVPPQGDHPQLQLSLAIGLDDGTADQQRAHPATQALEEHQKPPVSIKQERCDPESVISQRHLSPSSEVTGPTFTENSIKIHLCHYCGERFDSRSNLRQHLHTHVSGSLPFGVPASILESNDLGEVHPLNENSEALECRRLSSFIVKENEQQTDHSNRGTTEPLQISQVSLISKDTEPVELNCNFSFSRKRKISCTICGQKFLRKSQLLEHMYTHKGKSYRYNRCQRFGNALAQRFHPYCDNWSAVPLKSSRLSQEHIDLPCALESEPTQENADTILVE comes from the coding sequence ATGTACACGGGGAAAGGGCCAAAACAGATTGTGGATCATAGTCGTTTGGAGGAAGGGATTCGATTTCTTCACGCTGACTACCTTTCTCACATTGCAACTGAAATGAATCAAGTGTTCTCACCAGAGACAGTGCAGTCCTCAAATTTGTATGGCATTCAGATCTCAACGACCCAAAAAACAGCTGTCAAACAAGGGCTGGAGGTCAAAGAAGCTCCTTCCAATCACAGTGGAAACAGAGTTCCTCCCCAGGGTGACCACCCCCAGTTGCAGCTCTCTCTTGCTATTGGGCTAGATGATGGCACTGCAGACCAGCAGAGGGCCCATCCTGCTACCCAGGCTTTGGAGGAACACCAGAAGCCCCCAGTGTCCATCAAGCAGGAGAGATGTGACCCAGAATCTGTGATCTCCCAACGCCACCTCTCACCCTCATCAGAGGTGACAGGCCCCACTTTTACCGAAAACAGTATCAAAATACACTTATGCCATTACTGTGGGGAACGTTTTGATTCTCGTAGTAACCTAAGACAACATCTCCATACCCATGTGTCTGGATCGCTCCCATTTGGTGTTCCTGCTTCCATTCTGGAAAGTAATGACCTTGGTGAAGTGCATCCATTAAATGAAAATAGCGAAGCTCTTGAATGTCGCAGGCTCAGCTCCTTCATTGTCAAGGAGAATGAACAGCAGACTGACCACTCAAACCGGGGTACCACGGAGCCTTTGCAGATCAGTCAAGTGTCTTTGATCTCTAAGGATACAGAGCCAGTAGAACTaaactgtaatttttctttttcaaggaaaagaaaaatcagctgTACCATCTGTGGTCAAAAATTTCTTCGAAAGAGCCAATTGCTGgaacacatgtatacacacaaagGTAAATCTTACAGATATAACCGATGCCAAAGGTTTGGTAATGCATTGGCCCAGAGATTTCACCCATATTGTGACAACTGGTCTGCTGTCCCCCTGAAAAGTTCTCGCTTGTCTCAAGAACACATAGATTTGCCTTGTGCCTTAGAGTCAGAGCCCACACAAGAAAATGCGGACACCATCCTAGTCGAGTAG
- the ZBTB25 gene encoding zinc finger and BTB domain-containing protein 25 isoform X1, with product MDTGSHSLVLLQQLNMQREFGFLCDCTVAIGDVYFKAHRAVLAAFSNYFKMIFIHQTSECIKIQPTDIQPDIFSYLLHIMYTGKGPKQIVDHSRLEEGIRFLHADYLSHIATEMNQVFSPETVQSSNLYGIQISTTQKTAVKQGLEVKEAPSNHSGNRVPPQGDHPQLQLSLAIGLDDGTADQQRAHPATQALEEHQKPPVSIKQERCDPESVISQRHLSPSSEVTGPTFTENSIKIHLCHYCGERFDSRSNLRQHLHTHVSGSLPFGVPASILESNDLGEVHPLNENSEALECRRLSSFIVKENEQQTDHSNRGTTEPLQISQVSLISKDTEPVELNCNFSFSRKRKISCTICGQKFLRKSQLLEHMYTHKGKSYRYNRCQRFGNALAQRFHPYCDNWSAVPLKSSRLSQEHIDLPCALESEPTQENADTILVE from the exons ATGGACACTGGTAGCCATAGCCTTGTCCTTCTGCAGCAGCTGAACATGCAGCGAGAATTTGGTTTTCTGTGTGATTGCACAGTTGCTATTGGAGATGTTTACTTCAAAGCCCATAGAGCGGTGCTTGCTGCATTTTCTAACTATTTCAAGATGATATTTATTCACCAAACAAG tgaatgtataaaaatacaacCAACTGACATCCAACCCGACATATTCAGCTATTTGTTGCACATTATGTACACGGGGAAAGGGCCAAAACAGATTGTGGATCATAGTCGTTTGGAGGAAGGGATTCGATTTCTTCACGCTGACTACCTTTCTCACATTGCAACTGAAATGAATCAAGTGTTCTCACCAGAGACAGTGCAGTCCTCAAATTTGTATGGCATTCAGATCTCAACGACCCAAAAAACAGCTGTCAAACAAGGGCTGGAGGTCAAAGAAGCTCCTTCCAATCACAGTGGAAACAGAGTTCCTCCCCAGGGTGACCACCCCCAGTTGCAGCTCTCTCTTGCTATTGGGCTAGATGATGGCACTGCAGACCAGCAGAGGGCCCATCCTGCTACCCAGGCTTTGGAGGAACACCAGAAGCCCCCAGTGTCCATCAAGCAGGAGAGATGTGACCCAGAATCTGTGATCTCCCAACGCCACCTCTCACCCTCATCAGAGGTGACAGGCCCCACTTTTACCGAAAACAGTATCAAAATACACTTATGCCATTACTGTGGGGAACGTTTTGATTCTCGTAGTAACCTAAGACAACATCTCCATACCCATGTGTCTGGATCGCTCCCATTTGGTGTTCCTGCTTCCATTCTGGAAAGTAATGACCTTGGTGAAGTGCATCCATTAAATGAAAATAGCGAAGCTCTTGAATGTCGCAGGCTCAGCTCCTTCATTGTCAAGGAGAATGAACAGCAGACTGACCACTCAAACCGGGGTACCACGGAGCCTTTGCAGATCAGTCAAGTGTCTTTGATCTCTAAGGATACAGAGCCAGTAGAACTaaactgtaatttttctttttcaaggaaaagaaaaatcagctgTACCATCTGTGGTCAAAAATTTCTTCGAAAGAGCCAATTGCTGgaacacatgtatacacacaaagGTAAATCTTACAGATATAACCGATGCCAAAGGTTTGGTAATGCATTGGCCCAGAGATTTCACCCATATTGTGACAACTGGTCTGCTGTCCCCCTGAAAAGTTCTCGCTTGTCTCAAGAACACATAGATTTGCCTTGTGCCTTAGAGTCAGAGCCCACACAAGAAAATGCGGACACCATCCTAGTCGAGTAG
- the ZBTB1 gene encoding zinc finger and BTB domain-containing protein 1 isoform X2, translating to MAKPSHSSYVLQQLNNQREWGFLCDCCIAIDDIYFQAHKAVLAACSSYFRMFFMNHQHSTAQLNLSNMKISAECFDLILQFMYLGKIMTAPSSFEQFKVAMNYLQLYNVPDCLEDIQDADCSSSKCSSSASSKQNSKMIFGVRMYEDTVARNGNEANRWCAEPSSTVNTPHNREPDEESLQLGNFPEPLFDVCKKSSVSKLSTSKERVSRRFGRSFTCDSCGFGFSCEKLLDEHVLTCTNRHSYQNTRSYHRIVDIRDGKDSNIKAEFGEKDSSKTFSAQTDKYRGDTSQAADDSASTTGSRKSSTVESEIASEEKSRAAERKRIIIKMEPEDIPTDELKDFNIIKVTDKDCNESTDNDELEDEPEEPFYRYYVEEDVGIKKSGRKTLKPRMSINADERGGLENMRPANNSSPVQEDTENASCELCGLTITEEDLSSHYLAKHIENICACGKCGQILVKGRQLQEHAQRCGEPQDLTMNGLGSTEEKMDMEENTDEQSEIRDMFVEMLDDFRDNHYQINSIQKKQLFKHSACPFRCPNCGQRFETENLVVEHMSSCLDQDMFKNAIMEENERDHRRKHFCNLCGKGFYQRCHLREHYTVHTKEKQFVCQTCGKQFLRERQLRLHNDMHKGMASGEIGPSKLLEK from the coding sequence ATGGCAAAGCCCAGCCACAGCAGCTACGTCCTTCAGCAGCTAAACAACCAAAGGGAATGGGGTTTTCTCTGTGACTGTTGTATTGCAATTGATGACATTTACTTTCAAGCACACAAAGCAGTTCTAGCTGCCTGTAGCTCctattttagaatgtttttcaTGAACCATCAGCATAGTACTGCACAACTGAATCTCAGCAACATGAAAATTAGTGCCGAGTGTTTTGATCTCATTTTGCAATTTATGTATTTAGGAAAAATTATGACAGCTCCCTCCAGTTTTGAACAGTTTAAAGTGGCAATGAACTACCTACAGCTGTACAATGTTCCTGACTGCTTAGAAGACATACAGGATGCAGATTGTTCTAGTTCAAAATGTTCATCTTCTGCTTCCAGCAAACAGAACAGCAAAATGATATTTGGGGTAAGAATGTATGAAGACACTGTGGCTAGAAATGGCAATGAGGCCAACAGGTGGTGTGCAGAGCCAAGTTCAACAGTAAATACACCACACAATAGAGAGCCTGATGAAGAGTCTTTACAATTAGGTAATTTTCCTGAACCACTATTTGATGTATGTAAAAAAAGTTCTGTGTCCAAATTATCTACTTCAAAAGAACGTGTGTCACGACGCTTTGGACGGAGTTTTACCTGTGATAGCTGTGGATTTGGCTTTAGCTGTGAAAAATTATTAGATGAGCATGTGCTAACCTGTACGAACAGACATTCATACCAAAACACAAGATCTTACCACAGAATAGTAGATATTAGAGATGGAAAAGATAGTAACATCAAAGCTGAATTTGGTGAAAAGGATTCTTCCAAAACATTTTCTGCACAGACGGACAAATACAGAGGAGACACGAGCCAGGCTGCTGATGATTCAGCCTCAACCACTGGAAGCAGAAAAAGTAGCACAGTGGAGTCTGAAATAGCCAGTGAAGAAAAAAGCAGAGCTGCTGAGAGGAAAAGAATCATTATCAAGATGGAGCCAGAAGACATTCCTACAGATGAACTGAAAGACTTTAACATTATTAAAGTTACTGATAAAGACTGTAATGAATCCACTGACAATGATGAATTAGAAGATGAACCTGAAGAGCCATTTTATAGATATTACGTTGAAGAAGATGTTGGCATTAAAAAAAGTGGTAGGAAAACTCTAAAACCTCGGATGTCaataaatgctgatgaaagaGGTGGTTTAGAAAACATGAGGCCTGCTAACAACAGCAGTCCAGTACAAGAGGATACTGAAAATGCTTCTTGTGAGCTGTGTGGACTCACAATAACGGAGGAGGATCTGTCATCTCATTACTTAGCCAAACACATTGAAAATATCTGTGCATGTGGGAAATGTGGACAAATACTTGTCAAGGGTAGACAACTTCAGGAACATGCTCAAAGATGTGGAGAACCCCAAGATCTGACAATGAATGGGTTAGGAAGTACTGAAGAGAAAATGGACATGGAAGAGAATACTGATGAGCAGTCTGAAATAAGAGATATGTTTGTTGAAATGTTGGATGATTTTAGGGACAATCATTACCAAATAAACAGTATCCAAAAAAAGCAGTTATTTAAACATTCTGCCTGTCCTTTTCGATGTCCTAATTGTGGCCAgcgttttgaaactgaaaatctAGTAGTTGAACATATGTCTAGCTGCCTAGATCAAGATATGTTTAAGAATGCCattatggaagaaaatgaaagagatcaCAGACGAAAACATTTCTGTAACCTATGTGGAAAAGGCTTTTATCAGCGGTGTCACTTAAGAGAACATTATACTGTTCATACTAAGGAGAAACAGTTTGTCTGTCAGACATGTGGAAAGCAGTTTTTAAGAGAACGTCAGTTGCGACTGCACAATGATATGCACAAAGGCATGGCCAG